The DNA segment GATGCCGGAGGAGACGGGCCAGTGATAGCGCTCGACGCCGTCGACCGCGACGGTCATTATCTGCGCATCCTTGTCGATGGTGATGTAGACCTTGGCCTGCGCCGCGCCCGCGGCAAACAGCATCAGGGTGGTTGCGGCTACGAGAAGGGAACGCATGTACCTATGGCCTCCGGCCTTGACGACTACTCCCCTGTCCCCGACGGCCAATATGCCCGAATTGCGGCCGCGGTTCCAGTGACGCTTTCGGGATCGTTAATGCCACCCTTGAGCAAAAGCCTGACCGCGAGGTGGCGACGATGTGTCGTTCATCTTGATGACCAGTGGAGTGGATTTGACATTAGCTGCCGGCCCCACCGGCCTCATGACGAAGCGGTGAACGCGGAACCGGCCCGTCACGCCAGCGTTATATCCTCACATTCATGGGATGAGGAATTGACGATGGCGAAGCGAGGTAATGCGATCAAGACCGTGGCGCACCCTGTCGAGGTGCCGGCCCTGCGTTGGCTGGCAGCAGTGGCGTTGGCGCTCGCTTTGATCGCCATTCCGCATCTGGCGCATGCGCAGGGCGTCGTGGGCGGTATGGAGCGCGGCGCTGCACAGGGTTCTTATGACGGTGGCCGCGTCGCGGGTCCGGTGGGCTCAGTGGTTGGCGGAGCCGTTGGCGCCGGTGTTGGTGGCGCTATTGGCGCGGTCGACGGCGTTCTCGGCATCCCCGGTCCGCGCTGCCATGGCTACTACAACCGTTACGGCCACTGGCGCTGTTACCGGTACTGAGCTTCGAATAACGAAACGATCCCGGGTCGCGCATCGCGCGGCTCGGGATCCTTTTCGAGATCAATTCTTCAGCCGGTATCCGGTCTTGAAGATCCACGCCACCACGATCATGCAGACGACGAGGAAGGCCACGGTCATGCCGACGCTTAGGGCGACGCTGACGTCCGCGATCTCATAGAAGCTCCAGCGGAAGCCCGAGATCAGATAGACCACCGGATTGAGCAGCGTGATGGTGCGCCAGCCTGACGGCAGCATGTTCACCGAATAGAAGCTGCCGCCGAGGAAGGTCAGCGGCGTCACCACCAGCATCGGAATCATCTGGAGTTTTTCGAAACCATCGGCCCAGATGCCGATGATGAAGCCGAACAGGCTGAACGTCACCGCCGTCAGCACCAGGAAAGTCAGCATCCAGATCGGATGGTGAATGTGCAGCGGCACGAACAGGCCGGCGGTCGCCAGGATGATGAGGCCGAGCACGATCGATTTGGTCGCGGCCGCCCCGACATAGCCGAGCACGATCTCGAAATAGGAAATCGGCGCCGAGAGGATTTCGTAGATGGTGCCGACGAATTTCGGGAAGTAGATGCCGAACGAGGCGTTCGCAATGCTCTGGGTCAGCACCGACAGCATCACGAGGCCCGGCACGATGAAGGTGCCGTAGCTCACACCCTCGACCTCTGTGATGCGCGAGCCAATGGCGGCGCCGAACACCACGAAGTAAAGCGAGGTCGACACCACGGGTGACACGATGCTTTGCAGCAGCGTGCGCCAGGTGCGCGCCATTTCAAACTTGTAGATTGCGCCGACGGCCCGGAAATTCATGGCTGACGTACCAAACTGACGAAAATATCTTCCAGCGAGCTCTGACTGGTTTCGA comes from the Bradyrhizobium erythrophlei genome and includes:
- a CDS encoding ABC transporter permease — its product is MNFRAVGAIYKFEMARTWRTLLQSIVSPVVSTSLYFVVFGAAIGSRITEVEGVSYGTFIVPGLVMLSVLTQSIANASFGIYFPKFVGTIYEILSAPISYFEIVLGYVGAAATKSIVLGLIILATAGLFVPLHIHHPIWMLTFLVLTAVTFSLFGFIIGIWADGFEKLQMIPMLVVTPLTFLGGSFYSVNMLPSGWRTITLLNPVVYLISGFRWSFYEIADVSVALSVGMTVAFLVVCMIVVAWIFKTGYRLKN